From a single Syngnathus scovelli strain Florida chromosome 2, RoL_Ssco_1.2, whole genome shotgun sequence genomic region:
- the ncoa6 gene encoding nuclear receptor coactivator 6 isoform X4, whose product MSTGRIYFQKNYVCIKRLQRHSQTKRRMAHQGTPAQLSQRAEEDLERESDSDWDSGVGDEIDSCHRSPETEEDNHNDATEGTSGAGAHSTVFVAFQGNMEDEDFKMKLDTVLSGIPNMLDMDSKTLQPQHVEPWNSVRVTFNIPRDAAERLRLLAQNHQQQLRELGILSVQIEGEGAINVAGGPNRGQEVRVNGPIGAAGQMRMDVGFPSQPGQAGVRMSNPSMVPPGSGMTGQALVPGNSGQMHPRVARPASQTDVMDPMMPGMSVQQQQQLQHQQPGPHGPIPPQAAHHMQALQAGRPINPAALQQLQQQHHQQQQAQQQAQLSQLGARTPFNPQGQMAIPPGWNPSGVLQTPAAQGGPAWRKPPPQAQMVQRPPSLTTVQTPSHPPPPYPFGSQQAGQVFNAMGQGQLQQQQQQQQMAMGQFAAPQPKVPQVGPGSVVGPPRPPPPIPPTSGPQGNLTAKSPGSSSSPFQQGSPGTPPMMAQRPTTPQGFPQGVGSPGRAALNQQGNMQQGFIGMPQHGQPGAQVHPGIPKRPMAYPTQNFAQGQVGTGMPGAPGGGSNQQLQSSQTLTHTGVQQPSSTPNSIHAQPNVMGVQSGHPGQSPGTATGPSMTQQQQPGLQTPILGLQHQAQPVSSSPSQMVQGQGGGQTVLSRPLSQGQRGGMTPPKQMMPQQGQGVIHGQGQMVGGQGHQAMLLQQQQQQQQQQQNSMMEQMVVNQMQGNKQPFGGKIPSGVMPGQMMRGPSPNVPGNMPQFQGQVGPQQMTPQQQMAHLQQQQQLQQQHQLQQQQQQQQQLQQQQHHHQQMNQQQPQQVPLSVNPNQMMGMHGQQLRLPAGHPLIQQQLQQQQLQQQQKQQQQVMLQQQQQQQQQQQTAQAHPHQLGDPSSGTGDLGVQQMVPDMQVQQAQGMMGGPQHMQMGNGHFAGHGMNFNSQFPAQVPMGGPCAQAGGFPVSKDVTLTSPLLVNLLQSDISASQFGPGGKQAGGNNQVKPKKKKPARKKKPKDGEGPQQIEGPGSMDVTGTMEDSDLQNFGGEPSLGLDNSGTKLADFPNRPAGDQRILQQVPMQFMQQQQQQQQQQQQQQPQQQQQQIQHMQQQIQQQQQQQIQQHQQQIQQQQIQQQQQQQQQIQQQQQIQQQQQIQQQQQIQQQQQIQQQQQIQQQQQQQQQQQQIQQQQHIQQQQQMQQQLQQQQMQQQQMQQLQMQGLQNPQGQQGMTGPQTPAQGQSQVHHQLQQQQGQQQHLQQQQQQQMLMMLKMQQEQKNRMAIAPGGQLPPRVVGNQPEAQRLPVSQQGNMPVMISLQGHAGLAPSPDKTRGMPLIINPQLAGTARRMSLPDPGQGPQSTGSDETTSGIHPKQDRPSGAEMAMQSGNGTQQMMANQGSTTHVMKQGPVPSSVAQHTGASPQQQLPTQPQQGAPISGIHFPNVSTTSQSSRPKTPNRASPRPYHHPLTPTNRPPSTEPSEINLSPERLNASIAGLFPPKINIPLPPRQANLNRGFDQQGLNPTTLKAIGQAPPNLTLPGNNSNSGSGGNNASNSQPPFSTGAGGGGAKPDKQSGGQSKRASPSNSRRSSPASSRKSTTPSPGRQKGPKVAITCPPQPQQLVNAQGQTMMLSPTSVTPNSVSQLSGSMETQQTQSPFHGLQGNPPEGSREGQIMMASEQRQVSQPQPHPQPVRELSAPRMTSPRPSAPQQPKSDLELQAADRQSTLKAPLPESGGTVAVRSAPTSLNQLLDVANKPLRPVHGNAVRDVMTKDSPKSAMDTERQLQLSAEMPAPVATSATLTESDTKAKPPLSTTTSSHSMQPNVTFNTTPSSNDNPLSSPGITSTLSTTTSLCSTFTNTNVVQSVSPKPATSTPGSHPLAVSSGSNTSCSPSQASVMLKSGTGSKPITSVHSVIQIPASSSSISSNQITVFVTPNPMTSAPTSQVPASIVSTMVALPNKNIRPQDIRHQTPVTRPAQFITTTPVLFNPIFQVPSTSVSPNTTVVSQSVTMMGPIQVSTANIQLSTAPSSTQSSGANISASQLARSTVGHLQTVTSVSSATPIGAHSTPQQINHKTENVVEAQKSSPPVSQPALPSPSTSSSFQAPIASPPCSSPNSMNAVRKGLVSAAPTAQIKSKPLQVTIALSGTADSQIPAQVSIVAAPPQVLHPSASPVVPTEPSVAQTTAATPNLTTPSISSFVSVPAQVTVPPQAPLPPTTVLSNFTQAATSPNPITSVVGTTTVASSMTLLSTGSPVQNPVSSLVPIVAKPGLIQENPPANSSAATASRVLSQTGPGSFEPTVTQAVAPAETIQTTPESVQQDVSQEPVAVAKTSDEVLPSPDPGWAKKRKTPINLVPRAAVEKPKGPSRRSSRAEKEVEEEPVTESAVRKRSARPGTTAAAVVKETGASPTQAKRRKSK is encoded by the exons ATGTCGACAGGTCGAATTTATTTTCAGAAAAACTATGTGTG CATAAAACGGCTTCAACGCCACTCCCAGACAAAGAGGAGAATGGCTCATCAAGGCACTCCAGCTCAGCTATCCCAACGGGCCGAGGAGGACCTGGAGCGTGAGAGTGACTCAGATTGGGACTCTGGTGTCGGCGATGAGATTGACAGTTGCCACAGAAGCCCTGAGACTGAAGAGGACAACCACAATGATGCCACAGAAGGCACAAGTGGGGCAGGAGCGCATTCTACTGTTTTTGTTGCCTTTCAAGGAAATATGGAAGACGAAGACTTCAAAATGAAACTTGACACTGTGCTCAGTGGTATACCCAATATGCTTGATATGG ACTCAAAGACGCTTCAGCCACAGCATGTCGAGCCGTGGAACAGCGTGCGTGTTACCTTCAACATTCCACGGGATGCTGCTGAACGACTGAGACTGCTGGCTCAGAACCACCAGCAGCAGCTCCGAGAACTGGGAATTCTTTCAGTGCAAATCGAAG GAGAGGGGGCCATCAACGTTGCAGGGGGACCAAATCGAGGACAAGAAGTCCGAGTTAATGGACCAATTGGAGCCGCTGGCCAAATGAGAATGGATGTGGGGTTTCCAAGTCAGCCTGGTCAAG CAGGAGTGAGGATGTCAAATCCTTCCATGGTCCCCCCAGGCTCAGGCATGACAGGTCAAGCTCTGGTGCCAGGTAATAGTGGACAGATGCATCCACGTGTCGCAAGACCAGCTTCACAGACAG ATGTCATGGATCCAATGATGCCAGGCATGTCagttcagcagcagcagcagcttcagCATCAACAGCCTGGTCCCCATGGCCCCATTCCTCCCCAGGCTGCCCATCACATGCAGGCTTTGCAGGCTGGCAGACCAATCAACCCTGCTGCTTTACAGCAACTTCAACAACAACATCACCAACAGCAACAGGCCCAACAGCAAGCGCAACTCTCTCAGCTTGGAGCCAGAACCCCATTCAACCCACAAGGCCAAATGGCTATACCTCCTGGCTGGAACCCCTCTGGAGTCCTCCAGACACCAGCTGCCCAAGGAGGTCCTGCTTGGAGGAAGCCTCCACCTCAAGCTCAGATGGTTCAACGCCCTCCCTCCCTTACTACAGTTCAGACGCCCAGTCACCCGCCACCACCTTATCCATTTGGTAGCCAACAGGCAGGTCAGGTATTCAATGCTATGGGACAAGGAcagttgcagcagcagcagcagcaacaacagatGGCAATGGGCCAATTTGCTGCTCCTCAGCCTAAAGTTCCACAGGTTGGCCCTGGTAGTGTCGTAGGACCACCGAGACCTCCTCCACCCATTCCACCTACAAGTGGCCCCCAAGGGAATCTCACTGCCAAATCACCGGGGTCTTCATCATCTCCTTTTCAACAGGGTTCACCTGGAACTCCCCCAATGATGGCTCAGAGGCCTACAACTCCGCAGGGTTTTCCACAGGGTGTTGGCTCACCAGGAAGAGCAGCCCTCAACCAACAAGGTAACATGCAACAAGGATTCATCGGAATGCCCCAACACGGACAACCAGGAGCACAAGTTCATCCAG GTATACCGAAACggccaatggcctatccaacccAAAACTTTGCTCAAGGGCAGGTGGGCACCGGCATGCCAGGTGCTCCCGGTGGAGGATCTAATCAGCAGCTACAGAGCAGCCAAACATTGACCCATACAG GAGTCCAGCAGCCATCCTCCACACCAAATTCAATCCATGCCCAACCCAACGTTATGGGTGTACAAAGTGGCCATCCAGGTCAGTCCCCAGGTACAGCTACTGGGCCTAGCATGACCCAGCAACAGCAGCCAGGCCTTCAGACCCCGATCTTAGGCCTCCAGCATCAGGCCCAACCCGTGTCCTCCTCCCCCAGCCAGATGGTTCAAGGCCAGGGTGGAGGTCAGACTGTCCTCTCAAGGCCCCTCAGTCAAGGGCAGAGAGGGGGGATGACCCCACCCAAGCAAATGATGCCTCAGCAAGGCCAGGGGGTGATTCATGGGCAGGGTCAGATGGTTGGAGGCCAAGGGCATCAGGCAATGCTcctgcaacaacagcagcagcagcagcagcaacaacagaaTTCCATGATGGAACAAATGGTCGTAAACCAAATGCAAGGAAACAAACagccatttggaggaaaaataCCTTCTGGGGTCATGCCTGGCCAGATGATGCGGGGCCCctcaccaaacgttccaggcaaCATGCCTCAGTTCCAGGGCCAGGTTGGCCCACAGCAGATGACACCGCAACAGCAAATGGCCCAtctccaacaacaacaacagttaCAACAGCAGCATCAactgcaacagcagcagcagcagcaacaacagcttcAGCAACAGCAACACCACCACCAGCAGATGAATCAGCAGCAGCCTCAACAGGTTCCACTTAGTGTCAATCCTAATCAAATGATGGGTATGCATGGGCAACAGTTGAGGCTTCCTGCTGGTCATCCTCTTATCCAACAACAGTTGCAACAGCAGCAgttacagcagcagcagaaacagcagcagcaagtaATGTTacaacagcaacagcagcagcaacaacaacaacagacagCTCAAGCACACCCACATCAATTGGGAGATCCCAGTAGTGGGACAGGCGATTTGGGGGTCCAACAGATGGTCCCTGATATGCAGGTACAGCAGGCACAAGGCATGATGGGGGGCCCTCAGCACATGCAAATGGGAAATGGACACTTTGCTGGTCATGGCATGAACTTTAACTCCCAATTCCCGGCTCAGGTTCCAATGGGGGGACCTTGTGCACAGGCAGGTGGTTTCCCTGTCAGTAAAGATGTAACATTGACAAGCCCCCTGCTGGTAAATCTGCTGCAGAGTGATATCTCAGCCAGCCAATTTGGACCAGGAGGAAAGCAAGCAGGCGGGAACAATCAGGTcaaacccaaaaaaaagaaacctgcACGAAAGAAGAAGCCAAAAGATGGAGAAGGGCCTCAGCAAATCGAGGGACCTGG TAGTATGGATGTGACTGGTACTATGGAGGATTCGGACCTGCAAAATTTTGGTGGCGAACCGAGTTTAGGTCTGGACAACTCTGGTACAAAGCTCGCTGACTTTCCCAACAGGCCGGCAG GTGATCAAAGGATATTGCAGCAGGTACCGATGCAATTcatgcagcaacagcagcagcaacagcagcagcaacagcagcagcaaccgcaacagcagcaacaacaaattCAACACATGCAACAGCAAattcaacagcaacaacaacagcaaattCAACAGCATCAACAGCAAATTCAACAACAGCAaattcaacaacaacagcagcagcagcagcaaattcaacagcagcagcaaattcaacaacagcagcaaattcaacaacagcaacaaattcaacaacagcagcaaattcaacaacagcagcaaattcaacaacaacaacaacaacaacaacaacaacagcaaattcaacaacagcaacacattcaacaacaacagcaaatgCAGCAACAATTACAACAGCAGCAGATGCAACAGCAGCAGATGCAACAGTTGCAAATGCAAGGTCTCCAGAATCCTCAAGGGCAGCAAGGCATGACAGGACCACAGACCCCGGCTCAAGGCCAATCCCAGGTACACCATCAGCTGCAACAGCAGCAGGGTCAGCAGCAGCATCTACAACAACAG caacagcagcagatgTTGATGATGCTCAAGATGCAGCAAGAGCAGAAGAATCGCATGGCCATCGCTCCAGGAGGTCAACTTCCTCCTCGTGTCGTTGGCAATCAACCTGAGGCACAAAGACTGCCGGTTTCACAGCAAGGGAACATGCCTGTTATGATCAGCCTTCAAGGACATGCAGGCTTAGCGCCGTCACCTGACAAAACAAGAGGAATGCCCCTGATCATAAATCCCCAG CTTGCAGGTACTGCTCGACGAATGTCCCTTCCTGATCCAGGCCAGGGTCCCCAAAGCACTGGATCTGATGAGACAACTTCTGGGATCCACCCCAAGCAGGATAGGCCAAGTGGTGCAGAAATGGCCATGCAGTCTGGAAATGGCACCCAACAGATGATGGCCAACCAGGGCTCCACAACCCACGTGATGAAGCAAGGCCCTGTTCCGTCATCAGTGGCCCAGCACACTGGAGCCAGTCCTCAACAACAATTACCCACTCAACCTCAACAAGGAGCACCCATATCCGGCATTCATTTCCCTAACGTTTCAACAACTTCACAGAGTTCCAGACCAAAAACCCCCAACAGGGCCAGTCCCAGGCCATATCATCACCCCCTCACCCCAACTAATCGTCCACCGAGCACTGAGCCCTCAGAAATCAACCTTTCACCAGAAAGGCTCAATGCTTCAATTGCTGGGCTATTTCCCCCTAAAATCAACATTCCTCTGCCACCCAGACAGGCAAACCTAAACCGAGGATTTGACCAACAAGGCCTTAATCCAACAACATTGAAAGCCATTGGACAGGCGCCTCCAAACTTGACTTTACCAGGCAACAATAGCAACAGTGGAAGTGGTGGAAATAACGCTAGCAACAGTCAACCACCTTTTTCTACTGGTGCGGGTGGGGGAGGCGCTAAACCAGACAAGCAGTCTGGAGGACAGAGTAAAAGGGCCAGTCCTAGCAACAGTCGAAGGTCAAGCCCAGCTTCAAGTCGTAAATCAACCACACCAAGTCCTGGAAGACAGAAAGGTCCTAAAGTGGCCATCACATGCCCTCCCCAACCTCAACAGCTGGTTAATGCTCAGGGGCAAACCATGATGCTAAGCCCCACATCAGTAACACCAAATTCAGTATCGCAATTAAGTGGCAGCATGGAGACACAACAGACTCAGAGTCCCTTCCATGGTTTGCAAGGTAACCCTCCTGAGGGCAGCAGAGAAGGTCAGATAATGATGGCGTCCGAGCAACGTCAGGTATCTCAGCCTCAGCCGCATCCTCAGCCTGTGCGGGAGTTATCGGCTCCACGGATGACAAGTCCTCGTCCTTCCGCTCCTCAGCAGCCGAAATCCGATTTGGAGTTACAAGCAGCGGATAGGCAGTCAACGCTCAAAGCGCCACTGCCAGAGTCTGGAGGAACAGTGGCTGTCAGGTCCGCTCCCACTTCACTCAACCAGCTTCTAGACGTCGCAAACAAACCTCTTCGGCCCGTGCATGGTAATGCGGTTAGGGACGTTATGACAAAAGACAGCCCCAAGTCAGCCATGGATACAGAGAGACAACTTCAGTTAAGTGCAGAAATGCCAGCCCCTGTTGCTACATCTGCCACTCTTACTGAATCAGACACTAAAGCCAAGCCTCCTTTGTCAACTACTACTAGCAGCCACAGCATGCAGCCCAACGTGACCTTCAATACCACCCCCAGCAGCAACGACAACCCTTTATCCTCTCCTGGTATCACTTCCACTTTAAGTACAACTACTAGCCTTTGTTCGACCTTCACTAACACAAATGTTGTCCAGAGTGTAAGCCCTAAACCAGCGACTTCCACTCCGGGCAGTCATCCGTTAGCCGTTAGCAGCGGTTCAAACACCAGCTGTAGTCCAAGCCAAGCCAGCGTGATGCTCAAATCTGGCACGGGCTCGAAACCTATTACAAGTGTTCACTCTGTCATACAGATTCCTGCTTCGTCCAGTTCCATTTCTTCCAACCAGATCACCGTATTTGTCACCCCTAACCCAATGACTTCTGCCCCGACATCTCAAGTTCCTGCATCTATTGTTTCCACAATGGTGGCTCTACCGAACAAAAATATTCGGCCACAGGATATTCGGCATCAGACACCTGTAACTCGACCAGCACAGTTTATCACCACCACCCCTGTGTTATTCAACCCCATTTTTCAAGTCCCGAGTACATCTGTCTCGCCCAATACCACAGTAGTTTCTCAGTCAGTCACTATGATGGGACCCATCCAAGTGTCGACGGCAAACATCCAACTTTCTACTGCCCCGAGTTCCACACAGTCATCAGGGGCAAACATAAGCGCATCTCAACTCGCGAGAAGCACTGTTGGACACCTTCAGACTGTCACCAGTGTGTCCTCAGCTACCCCAATTGGTGCGCATTCAACTCCTCAGCAAATCAACCACAAAACAGAAAATGTAGTTGAAGCTCAAAAATCAAGTCCaccagtcagccagccagctcTTCCAAGCCCTTCAACGTCCTCCTCCTTTCAAGCTCCCATTGCATCTCCACCTTGCTCAAGTCCTAACAGTATGAACGCAGTAAGAAAGGGCCTTGTTTCTGCCGCACCCACTGCCCAAATAAAAAGTAAACCTTTGCAAGTGACCATAGCTCTCTCTGGAACAGCTGATTCCCAAATACCTGCTCAGGTATCCATTGTGGCTGCTCCCCCACAAGTCTTACACCCTTCTGCTAGTCCTGTTGTTCCAACTGAGCCTTCAGTGGCCCAAACCACCGCTGCCACTCCAAACCTTACAACACCGTCAATCTCCTCTTTTGTTTCGGTTCCTGCTCAGGTTACTGTTCCTCCCCAGGCTCCATTGCCTCCTACAACTGTACTGTCAAACTTCACCCAGGCTGCAACGTCTCCAAATCCCATCACCAGTGTAGTTGGTACCACCACTGTGGCCTCCTCTATGACCTTGCTCTCTACAGGCAGTCCAGTTCAAAATCCAGTATCATCTTTGGTTCCAATTGTTGCAAAGCCTGGACTGATTCAGGAGAACCCACCTGCAAATTCCTCTGCTGCTACTGCAAGCAGAGTTCTTTCTCAGACTGGACCTGGGTCTTTTGAACCCACTGTTACACAAGCAGTGGCTCCTGCTGAAACTATTCAGACCACACCAG AATCTGTTCAGCAAGATGTTTCACAAGAGCCAGTTGCTGTTGCGAAGACAA GTGACGAGGTCTTACCAAGTCCTGATCCAGG ATgggcaaagaaaagaaagacgCCCATCAACTTAGTTCCAAG GGCTGCTGTGGAGAAACCCAAGGGGCCCAGTAGACGCAGCTCACGAGCTGAGAAGGAGGTGGAGGAAGAGCCGGTAACAGAAAGTGCTGTCAGGAAGAGATCAGCACGGCCCGGAACGACTGCTGCGGCTGTTGTTAAAG AAACTGGAGCCAGTCCCACCCAGGCCAAACGAAGGAAGTCAAAATAG